In Cicer arietinum cultivar CDC Frontier isolate Library 1 chromosome 7, Cicar.CDCFrontier_v2.0, whole genome shotgun sequence, a single window of DNA contains:
- the LOC140918784 gene encoding uncharacterized protein, whose translation MESRDHHAYYHVMEEETNGKLGYHDIKHYLINREYPPGISENEKRTLIRLTASVFVNENILYKRNHDMVLLKCVDVNEAKEILQDIHGGSYGIHMNGQAMSRKILRAGYYWLTLEKDCF comes from the coding sequence ATGGAGAGTCGAGATCATCATGCCTACTATCACGTAATGGAAGAAGAAACCAACGGAAAACTAGGGTATCATGACATCAAACATTATCTTATAAATAGAGAATATCCTCCTGGAATATCGGAGAATGAGAAAAGAACTCTGATACGGTTAACCGCGAGCGTTTTTGTGaacgaaaatattttgtataagagGAATCACGATATGGTACTCCTCAAATGTGTTGATGTCAATGAGGCGAAAGAAATTCTACAAGATATCCACGGTGGTTCTTATGGGATCCATATGAATGGACAAGCCATGTCTAGAAAGATTCTTCGGGCCGGGTATTATTGGCTCACCCTAGAAAAAGattgtttttaa
- the LOC140918783 gene encoding uncharacterized protein — MWGIDIIGMIEPKASNEHRFILVAIDYFAKLVEATSYANVTKNGIVKFIKRELICRYGLPSKIITDNATNLNNKMMDEVCVTFKIQHHNSSPYRPKMSGAIEAANKNIKKIIQKMAITYKDWHEMFPFSLHGYRTSIRTSTGGTLFSLVYGMEDVLPIEVEIPSLRVSLEAKLEDSEWVQTCFDQLNLIEEKGWRSYAMGNYIIKD; from the coding sequence ATGTGGGGCATAGACATCATCGGAATGATCGAACCGAAAGCATCAAATGAACATCGCTTCATCTTGGTGGCAATTGATTACTTTGCCAAATTGGTAGAGGCCACTTCATACGCCAATGTAACCAAAAATGGGATAGTCAAATTCATAAAAAGGGAATTAATATGTCGTTATGGTCTACCAAGCAAGATCATTACTGACAATGCCACAaatctaaataacaaaatgatggatGAAGTGTGTGTCACctttaaaattcaacaccaCAACTCGTCCCCGTATAGACCAAAAATGAGTGGTGCAATTGAAGCagcaaataaaaacatcaaaaaaattattcagaaaATGGCTATAACATACAAAGATTGGCATGAGATGTTTCCGTTTTCACTACACGGGTATCGCACTTCGATACGCACTTCAACTGGGGGAACCCTTTTTTCCTTAGTATATGGGATGGAGGATGTGCTACCTATTGAAGTAGAAATCCCCTCTCTAAGAGTATCACTGGAAGCTAAACTAGAGGATTCGGAATGGGTACAAACATGTTtcgatcaattgaatttaattgaagaaaaaggtTGGCGATCTTATGCCATGGgcaattatattataaaagacTGA